In Apis cerana isolate GH-2021 linkage group LG5, AcerK_1.0, whole genome shotgun sequence, a single genomic region encodes these proteins:
- the LOC108003280 gene encoding J domain-containing protein isoform X1: MSVEDAINYKPSEEEDYYALLSCDESSTVEQITAEYKLLALQYHPDKNEGDKEAERKFQQLKHAKEVLCDPEQRSKYDKWRHSGIAISYKQWLGLKDSVHQSMHWSTPKTKDRMLQDGSGEGAGSPGHAGRGQSTNAHRRASEGGANIYYGARRDLGWDSEAPSEVVNKFRNYEI; encoded by the exons ATGAGCGTCGAGGACGCCATCAATTATAAGCCTAGCGAGGAGGAGGATTACTATGCTCTGCTGTCGTGCGACGAGTCCTCGACG GTGGAACAGATCACGGCGGAGTACAAGCTGCTGGCTCTCCAATATCATCCTGACAAGAACGAAGGGGACAAAGAGGCGGAACGAAAATTCCAGCAATTGAAG CACGCGAAGGAGGTTCTCTGTGACCCCGAGCAGAGGAGCAAATACGACAAATGGAGGCACAGCGGGATCGCCATCAGCTATAAACAGTGGCTCGGTTTGAAGGACAGCGTGCACCAG TCGATGCACTGGAGCACACCGAAGACGAAGGATCGCATGCTGCAGGACGGTTCCGGGGAGGGGGCCGGTTCACCGGGCCACGCAGGCAGGGGTCAGTCGACGAACGCCCACAGAAGAGCGTCGGAGGGAGGGGCGAACATCTACTACGGGGCCCGCCGCGATCTTGGCTGGGACTCGGAGGCGCCCAGCGAGGTGGTGAACAAGTTTCGCAACTACGAGATCTAA
- the LOC108003280 gene encoding J domain-containing protein isoform X2 has translation MSVEDAINYKPSEEEDYYALLSCDESSTVEQITAEYKLLALQYHPDKNEGDKEAERKFQQLKHAKEVLCDPEQRSKYDKWRHSGIAISYKQWLGLKDSVHQDGSGEGAGSPGHAGRGQSTNAHRRASEGGANIYYGARRDLGWDSEAPSEVVNKFRNYEI, from the exons ATGAGCGTCGAGGACGCCATCAATTATAAGCCTAGCGAGGAGGAGGATTACTATGCTCTGCTGTCGTGCGACGAGTCCTCGACG GTGGAACAGATCACGGCGGAGTACAAGCTGCTGGCTCTCCAATATCATCCTGACAAGAACGAAGGGGACAAAGAGGCGGAACGAAAATTCCAGCAATTGAAG CACGCGAAGGAGGTTCTCTGTGACCCCGAGCAGAGGAGCAAATACGACAAATGGAGGCACAGCGGGATCGCCATCAGCTATAAACAGTGGCTCGGTTTGAAGGACAGCGTGCACCAG GACGGTTCCGGGGAGGGGGCCGGTTCACCGGGCCACGCAGGCAGGGGTCAGTCGACGAACGCCCACAGAAGAGCGTCGGAGGGAGGGGCGAACATCTACTACGGGGCCCGCCGCGATCTTGGCTGGGACTCGGAGGCGCCCAGCGAGGTGGTGAACAAGTTTCGCAACTACGAGATCTAA